A single Lactuca sativa cultivar Salinas chromosome 8, Lsat_Salinas_v11, whole genome shotgun sequence DNA region contains:
- the LOC111903280 gene encoding uncharacterized protein LOC111903280 — protein sequence MEKHIQTFLNKISYLAITIATFTLLLVFLFQTPPETCINPNHKPHPRSSCDAAHRPITTIEKKNHRLWSTHTWRKSVDSFSAIFNDLRTLKHISNHTHALIVSAGGGQAVMSLKEIGLHEITGVEVVDSPPLVSRADPHNLPFFDGVFNLGFSAHLDLALFPSRYVRELERTVVVGGVIVVCMEECGNGEMNEALKLFRNSKFSQAKNVTLMGSKMTMIIMKRIKSRS from the coding sequence ATGGAGAAACACATTCAAACCTTCCTAAACAAAATCTCATACTTAGCAATCACCATAGCCACATTCACTCTACTCCTCGTCTTCCTCTTCCAAACCCCACCAGAAACCTGCATCAACCCTAACCACAAACCTCATCCCCGATCCTCCTGTGACGCCGCTCACCGCCCAATCACCACCATCGAAAAGAAAAACCACCGTCTATGGTCCACCCACACCTGGCGGAAATCCGTCGATTCGTTCTCTGCAATCTTCAATGATCTCCGAACCCTAAAACACATCTCCAACCACACACACGCTCTAATCGTCTCCGCCGGTGGCGGTCAGGCCGTCATGTCGCTAAAGGAGATCGGATTACACGAAATCACCGGCGTTGAAGTGGTTGATTCTCCGCCTCTAGTGAGTAGAGCAGATCCACATAATTTGCCTTTTTTTGATGGGGTTTTCAATTTAGGGTTCAGTGCGCATTTGGATCTGGCATTATTTCCATCTAGGTACGTTAGGGAGCTTGAGAGAACTGTTGTGGTTGGAGGCGTAATTGTGGTTTGTATGGAGGAGTGTGGAAATGGTGAGATGAATGAAGCTCTGAAACTCTTCAGGAATTCAAAGTTTTCTCAAGCGAAAAATGTCACATTGATGGGATCTAAAATGACAATGATCATCATGAAAAGAATTAAATCTCGTTCTTGA